One region of Mucilaginibacter gotjawali genomic DNA includes:
- a CDS encoding Nif3-like dinuclear metal center hexameric protein codes for MKLSQLTAYLESLAPLAYQEDYDNAGLIVGRPDQDVYQALISLDCTEAVVDEAIIHNCQVIISHHPIVFRGLKKFNGKNYVERVVEKAIRNNIALYAIHTNLDNVLPGVNAKICETLGLQNSRILAPKHNLLKKLVTYVPHSHADAVRDALFEAGAGHIGNYSEVSFNANGTGTFKANENATPFVGETGKRHREEEIRVETIYPAIAESKILMALILAHPYEEVAYDLYAITNQNQQAGSGMIGELELPMDEETFLYHLKEKMHTHVIRHTAFTGRQIKKVAVCGGAGGFLLKHAIGAGADIFITADYKYHEFFDAEGKLMIADIGHFESEQFTQQLLYENIKKKFSNFAVRLTEVNTNPVKYFI; via the coding sequence ATGAAATTATCCCAACTCACCGCCTACCTCGAAAGCCTGGCCCCGCTGGCGTACCAGGAAGATTATGATAATGCCGGCCTTATCGTCGGCCGGCCCGACCAGGATGTGTACCAGGCACTCATCTCGTTGGATTGTACAGAAGCTGTGGTAGATGAAGCCATCATCCACAATTGCCAGGTGATCATCTCGCACCACCCCATCGTTTTTCGCGGCCTTAAAAAATTTAACGGCAAAAATTACGTGGAGCGGGTGGTTGAAAAAGCTATCCGAAATAATATCGCTTTATACGCCATCCATACCAACCTGGATAATGTATTGCCGGGGGTAAATGCCAAAATCTGCGAAACGCTTGGCCTGCAAAACTCCCGCATCCTGGCCCCCAAACATAATTTGCTAAAAAAACTGGTTACTTACGTGCCGCATAGCCACGCGGATGCCGTGCGGGATGCTTTGTTTGAAGCCGGCGCGGGGCATATCGGCAATTACAGCGAAGTAAGTTTCAACGCCAATGGTACCGGGACATTTAAGGCAAATGAAAATGCCACTCCTTTTGTTGGCGAAACAGGAAAGCGCCACCGCGAGGAGGAGATCCGCGTAGAAACCATTTATCCGGCCATAGCCGAAAGTAAAATATTAATGGCACTAATACTCGCCCACCCCTATGAAGAGGTGGCCTACGACCTGTATGCCATCACCAACCAAAACCAGCAGGCAGGTTCGGGGATGATCGGCGAATTGGAGCTGCCTATGGACGAAGAAACTTTTTTATATCACTTGAAAGAAAAGATGCACACCCATGTCATCAGGCATACGGCATTTACCGGCAGGCAAATTAAAAAAGTAGCCGTATGCGGCGGCGCCGGAGGCTTCCTGCTGAAGCATGCCATTGGCGCCGGAGCCGACATATTTATCACCGCCGATTACAAGTATCACGAGTTTTTTGATGCCGAAGGAAAGTTGATGATTGCAGACATCGGGCACTTTGAAAGTGAACAATTTACGCAACAATTATTGTATGAGAATATTAAGAAAAAATTTAGTAACTTTGCCGTCCGTTTAACAGAAGTAAATACAAACCCCGTCAAATATTTTATTTAA
- a CDS encoding RNA polymerase sigma factor has translation MSPDHEAKLIEQCRADPAAFGGVFDCWYKPVFGYIMRRTGDYDLSRDIAAETFLKAFLKIGSFRWRGISLSAWLYRIASNELNMYYRSSKYRPQSLQQLMESPAMERLLHQSADDEREIIENELKANNDYNLIRVNLLKLDIKYQEVIALRYFEQKTNSEISQILDKNEGTVKSLLSRGLEKLRNML, from the coding sequence ATGAGCCCCGACCACGAAGCCAAACTTATTGAACAATGCCGTGCCGACCCCGCCGCTTTCGGCGGGGTGTTCGACTGTTGGTATAAGCCGGTTTTCGGGTATATCATGCGGCGCACGGGGGATTACGACCTCTCCAGAGACATTGCCGCCGAAACATTTTTGAAAGCTTTTTTAAAGATCGGCAGCTTCCGGTGGCGCGGCATCAGCCTTTCGGCCTGGCTGTACCGCATTGCCAGCAACGAGCTGAATATGTATTACCGAAGCAGTAAATACCGGCCCCAATCGTTGCAGCAGTTGATGGAGAGCCCTGCCATGGAAAGGTTGCTGCACCAAAGCGCGGATGATGAACGCGAAATAATTGAAAATGAATTAAAGGCTAATAACGATTATAACCTGATCAGGGTGAACCTGCTGAAACTGGATATTAAATACCAGGAAGTGATCGCCCTGCGGTATTTTGAACAAAAAACCAACAGCGAGATCAGCCAGATCCTGGATAAAAATGAAGGGACTGTAAAATCGCTGCTATCGCGCGGGCTGGAGAAATTAAGAAATATGCTGTAA
- a CDS encoding Txe/YoeB family addiction module toxin, with protein sequence MEIIYSDEALKDIEYWKKSGNKIVQRKIQQLLDAIEEDPFEGIGKPEPLRHNLSGLWSRRINHSHRIIYQLTENGQTIKIHSLKGHYD encoded by the coding sequence ATGGAAATAATCTATTCAGATGAAGCACTGAAGGATATTGAATATTGGAAAAAATCAGGAAATAAGATAGTACAACGAAAAATTCAACAACTTCTTGATGCCATTGAAGAAGATCCGTTCGAAGGTATCGGCAAACCCGAACCATTACGACACAACTTATCAGGACTTTGGTCGAGACGAATTAACCATAGCCACCGCATCATTTATCAACTTACCGAAAACGGTCAAACTATAAAAATTCATTCTTTAAAGGGACATTACGATTAA
- a CDS encoding zinc ribbon domain-containing protein: MEQTVEEKLKALYELQTIHTKIDRIRQVRGELPMEVADLEDDVAGLETRIQKIKAELDDLEDDIVTRKNLIKDSQANIKKYETQLNEVKNNREYDAISKEIEIQGLDIQVSEKKIREFGFEIATKTQVYEKALADLEARKSDLDAKKEELGTITSETQKEENELTAQAETATKGIDERLLIAYNRLRKNAKNGLAVVTIQRDSCSGCFNQIPPQRQSDIRQRKKIIVCEHCGRILVDEQMAMEAETA, from the coding sequence ATGGAACAAACCGTAGAAGAGAAGCTGAAAGCTTTATACGAACTACAAACCATCCACACCAAGATCGACAGGATTCGCCAGGTAAGAGGCGAGTTGCCCATGGAAGTTGCCGATCTGGAGGATGACGTTGCAGGTCTTGAAACCCGTATTCAAAAGATAAAAGCTGAGCTGGATGATTTAGAAGATGATATTGTTACCCGTAAAAACCTGATAAAGGATTCACAGGCCAACATCAAAAAATACGAAACTCAACTTAATGAGGTTAAAAATAACCGCGAATACGACGCTATATCAAAAGAAATTGAGATCCAGGGATTAGATATCCAGGTAAGTGAAAAAAAGATCAGGGAATTTGGCTTTGAAATAGCCACCAAAACCCAGGTTTATGAAAAAGCACTTGCTGACCTGGAAGCCCGTAAGAGCGACCTGGATGCCAAAAAAGAAGAGTTGGGCACTATCACTTCTGAAACCCAGAAAGAAGAAAACGAACTGACTGCCCAGGCTGAAACAGCAACCAAAGGAATTGACGAGCGTTTACTGATTGCCTATAACCGTTTGCGTAAAAACGCTAAGAACGGCTTGGCTGTGGTAACTATACAGCGTGATTCATGCTCAGGATGTTTTAACCAGATCCCGCCTCAGCGCCAGTCGGATATCCGTCAGCGTAAAAAGATCATCGTTTGCGAACATTGCGGCCGTATATTGGTTGATGAGCAAATGGCAATGGAAGCTGAAACAGCTTAA
- the trmD gene encoding tRNA (guanosine(37)-N1)-methyltransferase TrmD, whose translation MRFDIVTVLPGLLESPFAHSILQRAQKKGIAEIHVHNLRDYSTQKQKSVDDYPYGGGSGMVMTIDPFARIIEKLKSERDYDDVIFMSPDGETFNQQTANQLSTKTNFIILCGHYKGIDQRIRDIFVTREISIGDYVLSGGELPAAIVVDAVVRLIPGVLSDETSALSDSFQDGLLDAPVYTRPADWNGHKVPDILLSGNTPEVEKWRFEQAVERTRKRRPDLLE comes from the coding sequence ATGCGCTTCGATATCGTCACCGTTTTGCCTGGCTTGCTGGAAAGCCCATTCGCCCACTCCATTTTGCAGCGTGCGCAAAAAAAAGGCATCGCCGAAATACACGTTCATAACCTGCGGGACTACTCGACCCAAAAACAAAAAAGCGTTGACGATTACCCCTATGGCGGCGGCAGCGGCATGGTGATGACAATAGATCCATTTGCCCGAATTATTGAAAAACTGAAAAGCGAACGCGACTATGACGACGTGATCTTCATGTCGCCGGATGGCGAAACCTTTAACCAGCAGACCGCCAACCAACTGTCAACCAAGACGAACTTTATTATTTTATGCGGCCATTATAAGGGCATCGACCAGCGCATCCGCGATATTTTTGTGACCCGCGAGATCTCTATAGGCGACTACGTACTCTCCGGTGGCGAGCTGCCGGCGGCTATTGTGGTAGATGCTGTGGTGAGGCTGATACCGGGTGTTTTATCCGATGAAACTTCTGCATTATCCGATTCTTTCCAGGATGGTTTGCTGGATGCCCCTGTTTATACCCGCCCTGCCGACTGGAACGGGCATAAGGTGCCTGATATCCTGCTGAGCGGCAATACCCCCGAGGTGGAAAAATGGCGCTTTGAGCAGGCCGTAGAACGCACCAGGAAGAGAAGGCCGGATTTGCTGGAATAA
- a CDS encoding VOC family protein, giving the protein MENNFKAVIKPTLSVKNGAAAIDFYKSAFNAIELMRATSPDGEVVAELSIGGAAFYLADESPEHGNYSPLSLGGISVRFGLMVDDPDAVAKQAIAAGATEIYPVADQDYGMRLGHIADPFGHHWEIYRPL; this is encoded by the coding sequence ATGGAAAACAACTTTAAAGCGGTGATTAAACCCACACTGTCCGTAAAGAACGGTGCCGCTGCAATCGACTTTTATAAAAGCGCATTTAACGCCATTGAATTGATGCGCGCAACTTCACCAGATGGGGAAGTGGTGGCTGAACTATCCATCGGCGGGGCGGCGTTTTACCTGGCTGACGAATCGCCGGAGCATGGCAACTATAGCCCACTAAGCCTGGGTGGTATCAGTGTAAGGTTTGGGTTGATGGTTGACGATCCTGACGCCGTAGCAAAACAAGCTATTGCTGCCGGCGCAACCGAAATATACCCCGTAGCCGACCAGGATTACGGCATGCGCCTGGGCCATATCGCCGATCCCTTTGGCCATCACTGGGAAATTTACAGGCCTTTGTAA
- a CDS encoding DUF2683 family protein, whose translation MGTLIAHPESKEKSDALKAFMKALKIRFEEEKSPYNAEFVEKIKRSEEDFKVGRFKAIRTDDLWK comes from the coding sequence ATGGGAACATTAATAGCACATCCTGAAAGCAAAGAAAAATCAGACGCCCTAAAGGCGTTTATGAAGGCGTTGAAGATTCGTTTCGAGGAAGAAAAATCGCCCTATAACGCTGAATTTGTGGAAAAAATAAAACGCAGCGAAGAAGATTTTAAAGTCGGCAGATTTAAGGCTATAAGAACTGATGACCTATGGAAATAA
- a CDS encoding VOC family protein: MEHKAKSIRPFIGAKNFERSRSFYRDLGFREVVLFPKMSLFQTDGLGFYLQDAWVKDWIDNTMVFLEVDDVNRHWHELQKLNLTEKYKEVRLTAIRSNDWGREYFLHDPSGILWHFGEFNK; the protein is encoded by the coding sequence ATGGAACATAAAGCTAAATCCATCCGGCCCTTTATCGGGGCTAAAAACTTTGAACGTTCAAGGAGTTTTTACCGCGACCTGGGATTCCGGGAAGTTGTTTTATTTCCTAAAATGTCCCTGTTCCAAACAGATGGATTGGGGTTTTATTTACAGGATGCCTGGGTGAAAGACTGGATAGATAATACCATGGTATTTTTAGAGGTGGACGACGTGAACCGGCATTGGCATGAGCTCCAGAAGTTAAACCTTACCGAAAAATATAAGGAGGTAAGACTAACCGCTATCCGGAGCAATGACTGGGGTCGGGAATATTTTTTGCATGACCCTTCGGGCATATTATGGCACTTCGGCGAGTTTAATAAATAG
- a CDS encoding VOC family protein translates to MKQQTTFSPQLVISHGVTDISFYFKALGATELRRFSNDDGSVHVSELEIDGQVFHLHEEGRNYLSPQNAGGSTVAIGLWVDDVHTIMANAEAAGAIITSPVHDYDYGYRQGGFTDPFGHHWLIEKDIRDEKPATNNGN, encoded by the coding sequence ATGAAACAGCAAACCACATTTTCGCCCCAGTTGGTCATCAGCCATGGGGTAACCGACATCAGCTTTTACTTTAAGGCGCTAGGCGCCACAGAGCTGCGCCGGTTTAGCAATGACGATGGTTCCGTACATGTGTCGGAGCTGGAGATCGACGGGCAGGTATTTCACCTGCATGAAGAAGGCCGCAACTATCTCAGCCCGCAAAACGCGGGGGGCTCTACCGTTGCTATCGGTTTATGGGTAGATGACGTGCACACCATTATGGCCAATGCCGAAGCTGCGGGTGCCATTATCACCTCCCCCGTGCATGACTATGATTATGGCTACCGCCAGGGCGGCTTTACCGACCCCTTTGGCCACCACTGGCTGATTGAAAAAGACATCCGCGACGAAAAACCCGCAACCAATAACGGCAACTGA
- the rplS gene encoding 50S ribosomal protein L19 codes for MDLVKFVEEQSSEKRVHPSFKAGDTVSVHYKIREGNKERIQVYQGVVIQRNSVGASETFTVRKVSNGIGVERIFPYNSPNIDKVEVNSHGKVRRAKLYYLRELTGKAARIKSKRV; via the coding sequence ATGGATTTAGTAAAATTTGTTGAAGAACAATCATCAGAAAAAAGAGTACATCCGTCCTTTAAAGCAGGTGATACGGTAAGTGTTCATTATAAAATACGCGAAGGAAACAAAGAACGTATACAGGTTTACCAGGGTGTGGTTATCCAACGCAACAGTGTTGGCGCATCTGAAACCTTTACTGTACGTAAGGTATCAAACGGCATAGGCGTTGAGCGTATCTTCCCTTATAACTCGCCAAATATTGATAAGGTAGAGGTAAACAGCCACGGTAAAGTACGTCGTGCTAAACTTTATTACCTGCGCGAGTTGACCGGCAAAGCTGCCCGTATCAAATCAAAAAGGGTTTAA
- a CDS encoding amidohydrolase family protein — MNKIFTILGGLLLSASLAFGQTSISPARPQTKPVIITGATIHVGNGQVINNGYIAFDKGKITAIGEGAAPGNSGADIIDATGKQIYPGFICPITTLGLVEIEEGARGTVDEDETGDINPDARTLVAFNTDSKVIPTVRSNGILLAQPTPTGGIISGESSVVQLDAWNWEDAAYKTDIGIHLNWPVAVVNNRRRAAPTPGMPQESPAERAQKAIDAIEKLFLEAKAYAEIAKPEVTNVRFEAMKGLFNGSKKLFVNADGAKEIMQAVAFAKKMGMSAVIVGGNESYLVTEVLKNNNVPVILRETQRLPDRAEDDVYLPYKLPKMLQDAGVLYGLTGIGFWRQRNLPFEAGQSVGYGLTKEQALSMITQNNAKILGIDKTTGTLEVGKDANLFISNGDALDMLTLNVIKEFIQGRDINLDNLHKQLYKKWSDKYGLKTDL; from the coding sequence ATGAACAAGATATTTACAATTTTAGGGGGATTATTGCTGAGCGCTTCCCTCGCTTTCGGGCAGACTAGTATTTCACCGGCCAGGCCGCAAACCAAACCGGTTATTATTACCGGTGCAACCATACATGTGGGCAACGGGCAGGTGATCAATAATGGCTATATTGCTTTTGATAAAGGAAAGATTACTGCCATTGGCGAAGGTGCTGCGCCAGGTAATTCAGGCGCCGATATTATCGATGCCACAGGCAAACAAATTTACCCGGGGTTTATTTGCCCGATAACCACCCTGGGGCTGGTAGAAATTGAAGAAGGCGCACGTGGAACCGTGGATGAAGACGAAACCGGCGATATTAACCCGGATGCGCGCACTTTAGTCGCTTTTAATACCGATTCCAAAGTGATCCCTACCGTTCGGTCAAACGGGATCCTGCTGGCCCAGCCTACACCTACCGGCGGCATTATTTCGGGGGAGTCGTCTGTAGTACAGCTGGATGCCTGGAACTGGGAAGACGCCGCTTATAAAACAGATATAGGGATTCATTTAAACTGGCCCGTTGCAGTAGTCAATAATCGCCGCAGGGCAGCCCCAACGCCTGGTATGCCACAGGAATCGCCCGCCGAAAGGGCGCAAAAAGCAATCGACGCTATCGAAAAACTATTTTTGGAAGCAAAGGCATACGCCGAAATTGCCAAACCCGAAGTTACCAATGTACGCTTTGAAGCGATGAAAGGCCTGTTTAACGGCAGTAAAAAATTGTTTGTAAATGCCGATGGCGCTAAAGAGATCATGCAGGCAGTGGCATTTGCCAAAAAAATGGGTATGTCGGCCGTTATTGTTGGCGGAAACGAATCGTACCTGGTAACTGAAGTGCTGAAGAACAATAACGTCCCGGTAATATTAAGGGAAACACAAAGGCTGCCCGACAGGGCGGAGGATGATGTTTACCTGCCCTACAAGCTCCCAAAAATGCTGCAGGATGCAGGTGTATTGTATGGCCTCACAGGCATAGGTTTCTGGCGGCAGCGCAACCTGCCGTTTGAGGCGGGGCAGTCGGTAGGTTATGGGTTAACAAAAGAGCAGGCTTTAAGCATGATCACCCAAAACAACGCAAAAATTTTAGGCATCGATAAAACCACCGGGACATTAGAAGTAGGGAAAGACGCCAACCTGTTTATCTCCAACGGCGATGCCCTGGACATGCTCACCCTGAACGTAATAAAGGAATTTATACAAGGCCGGGACATCAACCTGGACAACCTGCACAAACAGCTTTACAAAAAGTGGAGCGATAAATACGGGTTGAAGACGGATTTGTAA